A window from Heteronotia binoei isolate CCM8104 ecotype False Entrance Well chromosome 15, APGP_CSIRO_Hbin_v1, whole genome shotgun sequence encodes these proteins:
- the TMEM102 gene encoding transmembrane protein 102, producing the protein MAAPPDVPPLKPAPAKPLTDLDFHSGARIEELHQLIQEYHARSPGLRDGPQLHQAKDLVFSLLGVVQNADGKLPAVNQYLLLSGGIQQGTVDVDLGVPHHLSPGGDYDVDFTLLVPTLHAAGVPVTLDMKQSPPGHAQISLQPFDPATLHRWSDCCLGDEAYLSAELVSDWFTRAFTAAAKDARVERRGCITSAVISVGPCRVLYDLVPVVALKGWPEVARPWLTQAHFWDGKLRDEEVVGGFYLLPATSGARWRLAFATSELHLRQLLPPPLLQAFRATTAVLSRRLPEGFGPYHIFTLVLRACERLPASYLGREENAAHAWLGLLDDLSACLVQRCLPHYFLPQWNVLEGLSRRDLERLAQELAGVRADPSRHLRQAVEGAKEAKRLAKAFRNQSLSTVAP; encoded by the exons ATGGCTGCCCCCCCAGACGTTCCCCCTCTGAAACCCGCCCCAGCCAAACCTCTCACGGACCTGGATTTCCACTCGGGGGCCCGCATCGAAGAgctccaccagctcatccaagAATACCACGCCAGGAGCCCCGGCCTCCGCGACGGCCCCCAACTGCACCAGGCCAAGGACCTGGTCTTCTCCCTCCTAG GTGTGGTGCAGAATGCTGACGGGAAGCTCCCGGCCGTCAATCAATACCTGCTGCTCTCTGGGGGAATCCAGCAAGGCACCGTTGATGTTGACCTGGGTGTCCCACATCACCTCTCCCCCGGAGGAGACTACGATGTGGACTTCACCCTCCTGGTGCCCACCCTGCATGCCGCTGGGGTCCCTGTCACCCTGGACATGAAGCAGAGCCCCCCCGGCCACGCCCAGATCAGCCTCCAGCCCTTCGATCCCGCCACGCTGCACCGCTGGTCGGACTGTTGCCTGGGAGACGAGGCCTACCTCTCTGCCGAGCTGGTCTCTGACTGGTTCACCCGTGCCTTCACCGCCGCCGCCAAAGACGCGCGGGTCGAGCGCCGGGGCTGCATCACCTCGGCGGTCATCTCCGTCGGACCCTGTCGAGTCCTCTACGATCTCGTCCCTGTCGTGGCCTTGAAGGGGTGGCCGGAGGTTGCCCGGCCGTGGCTGACTCAGGCTCATTTCTGGGATGGAAAGCTGAGGGACGAGGAAGTGGTTGGGGGCTTCTACCTCTTGCCCGCCACGTCCGGTGCCCGCTGGCGCCTGGCCTTTGCCACCAGCGAGTTGCATCTCCGGCAGCTTCTGCCCCCGCCTTTGCTCCAGGCTTTCCGCGCAACCACAGCCGTCCTCAGCCGCCGTCTCCCCGAGGGCTTCGGGCCTTATCACATCTTCACCCTGGTGCTGCGGGCCTGTGAGCGGCTGCCTGCCAGCTATCTGGGCCGTGAGGAGAACGCCGCACACGCCTGGCTCGGCCTGCTGGATGACCTCTCGGCCTGCTTGGTCCAGCGCTGCCTTCCTCACTACTTCCTCCCCCAGTGGAACGTTCTGGAAGGCCTTTCCCGTAGGGACCTGGAGCGCCTGGCTCAGGAGCTGGCCGGAGTGAGGGCTGATCCTTCCAGGCACCTCCGCCAGGCTGTGGAAGGGGCCAAAGAAGCCAAGAGATTAGCCAAAGCTTTTCGAAACCAGAGTCTCTCCACAGTTGCCCCATAA